The genomic segment CCTTGGCATCCATCTGGTCTGACCTATCCGTCCTGTTACTcctgttgaagctctgctgtCTTCATGCTTGTGCCACTTCTGCACATGCTCTGTGGCTGCCTGACTGCCCTCACCTCCCATCTTTTACACAGAGTGAGCGCGTGCGACAATTTCATTGATTAAGATGGGGGTAGGACATAaacacttttcaaaataaaagcatacaaaatatatacaaacatggtctaaggagcttggaaagaaaagcgtctggacatCTTGAAGTTGCTTAAAGacttttcacctctcatccgagacgcttcttcagttctaaggtcaaatggtggagagtcccagacttaagccctatgggagtgttccccccaagagggacaaaggaccccctatcaatcctctacctaatcaaaCAAGCCAAGGTGTGAGAACgagtgtgggtcacaatcagcctaggtttcgggtgaactcattgtgaaacctagccccaccctatcatgtgatttatgaGTTTTCCTAAACTCCTAAACAGAAACTTAACAACATAGTGTATGCTGTACTGTGTAGCgaggaatgctcagacctctacacttgagagaccaaacagccacttcataaacgcatggcacaacacagaagagccacctccacgggacaagacacGGCTGTCTATCTCCATCTAAAGGACAGAGGTCACTCCTTCGAggacattttggacagagaagacggatggtttgaaagaggagtgaaagaagccatccatgtccactgtgaatgaccatctttgaacagaggcggtggtttacgacaccaactgtctgccatctatgtTCCAGtgttgagatcccttcccagacgccttaatccccactcacatcctgggccttttgacttcaggaaatcacatgatagggttgggctaggtttcacaatgagttcacccgaaaccttggctgattgtgacctacacctgttttcacaccttggctcgtgtgaccTTAGAACtcaagaagcttctcggatgagaggtgaaacgacttcaagcaacttaaagaagtccagacgcttttctttccaagctccttagactacgatggcCTGGacgactgagaaccttcacggATATATACAAACATGCATAAAACCATACTGTAAAACCAAACCAATAAAACACactaaacaaaacattaaaaccactttaaCCCCATAACAAAATGTTGAGGAATATGAACAGTTTACTGTCATTTTCTTAAGGTTTCAGCTctttaaatagatttttttattcatgAATCTAATCTTTTTTCTTAAAACTTAATAAATCGATGAATCACTATGGATCGTCTTAATAGACTTTATAATGTGCTTGAATAAACAGATCTACTATTATTGCATTTCCTATGGGGACTTCTAAAATTTGATTTGAGAGTATTCTGGGAACTTTTTTGTGgtgtctgtttaaaaaaaagaaacagtttctTCTTTCAAATCTAAGGTAAGATCCGCTTCTTTAGATCTGTTATGCTGTTGCATGTGACAAAGTAAAGGGGTAACAATATTTCAAGACTAGTTGTATCATAGAagatttataaaaaaataaaatcacaaacacacacacatttttatgtAAAGTAGATAAAGGGGTTATACATATGTGGAAATATGTAGGATCTTTCTCTGGCTTAGGGCCAATGTGCTAGCAATGACAAGTGTAGCTCAGACAAGAAATGGCCTGATGTTGGACTGCATGACTAAATTAACCAGTTCCTCATTCTTACCAGAAAATCATTGCTCAAGTTCACAGATCACTCAATCCATACAAGGAAATACAAATTTCCTTTTAAGATCCTCTAACTCAGAAGAACAGCTGACCAACGTATGTGCTCCACAAGTCAATTCCAAAACGAATCCATCTGTAGATGTCTGTGTAAACATGCTGTTACAGACAGGGGAGCCTGGAAAGCATCATCTCGTTCTAACTGACAAATGTGGTGTATGTGTGGTTTGATGGAGGTGTAAACCACTGTAAgaactgctttaaaaatatcATGCACTATATGAAACTGCCTTTGGTGTGGCTTTCTACCATTTCTTCATGGTCTCGAAATAATCTAGCTTGCCTCCCCAGCATGCAGGCCACTGCCACAACATGTTGCAGGTGCTCCCTACTTTCATGTATTTCAGTGAAACTTGCATTTTCTATCTGATGTAAAACACTGCCTGAAACAGACTTGCTTTAAAGTTATTTCAGGAaactacatgttttttttaaagaggtcGAGgtctttgtctttaactttagaCCCTCCTTAGGACCTAAAAATAGCCTGTGGAGGGGAACGGGAGGTCTGCAGTTTTTCATACAAGTTTAACATTTCAGTGGTGAACTTACacatggctgtagctcaggaggcgGAGCAGATCAGATCTACTAATCAGGAGGTTGGTGATTCAGCGCCTGGCTGCTTGGGCAAAATGTTATCCTGAAGTTGCTCTCCTATGCATCTGTTGGAGGGTGAATGTTAGAAAGCacctaaacagaaaaaagtgcttcTTTGAGAACAGGTGAATGGGGAATGATGTATAAAGCTCTTTGAGTGCTCAGCTATGAAAGAACTATTCCAGGTTTGTTCTGATATGCTGCATTTGGTTACACCAAGCATCTCTACTTTGGCCCTGCCTGTGCAAGGGACATTGCTCCAGACATCTTGtgatttgttcagatgcagTTTTTCTAAATATAAGCCATGTGCTCTTCTTAGAAAGAGCAGGCTTTCTCTTTGCAAGCCTTCCAAACAAGTCAGTCCTTTTCTAACTGTGCTAtcatgaactttaatatttCACATGGTAACTGAGccctgagatgtagctcttgtttgtttattgtccCAATCTCCCACCCAGCTTATTTCTAAGTGTTCCCATCGaagcataaaatatttttatcgtATCTTTAGTGATTTGTTAATCACAGATGATTTGAAAGACATCCTTTTCTGAATTTATTGCTCTTACTTGTGATGGTATTTTCATATTCTTTTGGTTTTTGAAGGAAAAAACCACCGAAAACCAGTTGGCAGAAGCAGGGATGTTACTGCAGAGGTCACTTTCACATCCTGAAAGTAAAAGGATATGAAAGCTGATGGGTCAAAAATTCTTAGTTCTCAGGCTTATCAAATcacaaacactgcaaaaagaaaaagaaaaaaaaagttttgcatTACCACTGTGTTACTGGACTGAGAGCtgcattttttaaagtattcaTGTCAGTGTGAAGGAACTTTATTTACTGGCCAGGCTGCTACTGCAGATTTGTTTGCATGGGACTGACCACGTCCAGTTTTTGTATGCATTCAAAGTAATACGTTTCTGGAACAATCTTATCAGTAGCTTCAAACTTCCCATAACCATTTAATTACCTACAGGACTCTGCACTTCACACATATCAGGTGCTGCACATGTTCTAAAGCCCTTCATGGCCACTTTGTCCCAAGtaaagctctctctctctctctctctctctctctctctctctcacacacacacacacacacacacacacacacaatccagGCAAGCTGTGCTTACAAACAAAGAGATATGTGGGTGGAATCATATCTCTGTCAAACGTTTcggacaacaaacacacacacacacacacacacacacacacacacacacaaatcattcaCCATTAAAGTAGTGCAGGGACAATTGTCGGTATATCCACTGCTACACGGCAAATAATAACTGTTGATAATTAATTCTGCAAATTGTATTTTCATAAAATGTGCACAAATACGGTTTAAAACAGGTTTTTGTTGCAGCCTGGGTGTGACAGGATTAAAGGAACTAACCTGAAATGGCCACTAAAGTGACCAACCACATTAGGACCTCTTCCTTTAGGCCCCGCCCTCCACACGGCTCAGTTGATTCGCGCGAAGCATTCTACTTCCAGGCAGACACCTGACAGTGCCACGCTCACAGTAGGCACTCTCGCGCGTGCGATCTCTTATTTGTGCGCGCCCCTGAGTTTTACTTTCGAGGATCTCATTTTCGCTCGTgattatgtatttttttcctctcgTGGATATGTTTGTCACTATTTCTTTCTTGGGGAAGTGAAAAGTTTCACTTTCTGTATGGTTGCTGCAGTGTGTCTTTATAGGTGTTCCTCAGACTGACGATATGAATGGAAAAATACTTCTGGTCCTTTTGTTATTCTGGGCAGGTAAGATTTCGACCTTCACATTTTATAGGTGAAGTGAACTTAAGCAAATGGTTCTTAAATCTGTTCCTTTAACAGACCAGTCACATAGCTAGAATTCCCAGGACAGGAGGTCACATACTTGATGACATAATAGCTCAGCTAAGGTTTACTGTGTACTTTACCACCTGTACACCTAGCTATAAAAGGACAAATAATAATTTTGCCTGATTATAAGCACTGGACTCATTTGGAAGAAAGTGGTAAAGAGCTGTACATCAACATACTGAACTGAAGATTGAACTGATTACTGATTGGTTCAACAGATATCTCTAAAATGCAGGCTCCTACGTGTAGACATAACACGCAATGAACACaaaaaagaattaaataaaaagaaaaacaggtcaGATGTTAAAATGACTTTCTTTATTCCTTCAAAACCTATAATGGCAgttttggaaaaataaatatgttccTGCTGCCACTAGAGGGAGACTTGAGTTCCACGTTAAATATATCTAGCAATAATTACAATGACTTGGCTTCATTTGTGGCTAGCTAAGCTCTACCATGTAAAACTCAGTTGCAATGACGGGGAAGCTGTAGCCTGTGTCTACCAGCTGGTAAGATGGGATGGCTAACAGCCGCACATCAAGCCAAGTCACAGTGATGCTCATATGATATCAAAAGGGGCTTATCCCtctggtgatgaaggaaaaaaaggaaaagaagaaaagtgaaaaagaaaaatgtgcacAGGATAACAGTTAGTTGTAGATTCACTAGGATAAATCTGCAGCTGCTTTATGATGTGTTTGTTAGCTGTGCTGCCTGCACTCTGTGGTTATATGCTGTGGCATTTAAAGATATCTGTGACATCAGCTCATGCTAAAAGTAGAAAACTGCTAGTGACTGCACTGTGAAGCCGGAGTTAGATTAATCAGACAAATTTGATCCTTTTGGTCTACAACAGTGCTTTTTTCATATGTCATTATGAATGTCATTGACAGGTGTGTGCCCACTGAGTTTCCAGGAAGTACATGTCAAAGCAGGTGAGATGGCAGTACTTCAGTGCCCTGTGATGGGGTACAGTGATGGAGATGCTGAGGTGTTCTGGACCAGTCACACCGTGGATGAAATGAAACTCTTCAACATGTCAACATCAGCTGAGCAGAGGCAGATGGGTGTGCTGGTTCATGGAAGAATCCTTGTCATTCTCAGAGCTTCAGTAAACCATCAGGGGAATTACTCCTGCTCTTTTCggtaaaatttaaaacaattcCCACAACAATGGTTTTATTATCTAAGACTGACATCAAACAGAGCCACAGACCTGATTTATGAATAGAAGTCGTGCCCACACACTGATATAAACTACTATTTCCTACACTACAGGATAGCAGAGCAACTTTAATCTTGTGGTTACTTTTGAAAGCTTGTTATTGAACATCCTTCAGCACCAGAAAAGTGCTTTTTATCTTTGTCCTGGACCAGGTTACTTGTTGGCATTATGGTGTGAAACATCTATGTGACAATCATCCGAGGTTAGAAGAATCCAAAAGCACAACTGAGGATGCTAGGTTGTCGTAAATGCTAACAAAGTGCAAAGCAAAGATGCAAGGAGTTGAGGTCATGAActtggatgagtttaaatacctggagtTAATAATTCAGAGCAAAAGACAATGCACAAGAGAGGGAAAGGAGAGAGCGCAGGAACGGTGGAGCCGGTGGAGACTAGTGTCAGGTGATGTGTGACAGAAGGAGAACAGCAAGAGTGAAGGGGAAGGTTTTACAAGATAGGAGTGAggcctgctatgatgtatgctTTGGAGACTGTGGAGCTGGCAAAAATAGAGCAGGTGGAGAGTCAAAGATGTGTATGTTTTCACTGGACATGACCAGCATGGTGAGGATCACTAAAGTCATTCACATTCATCTTCTCTGAATTATAAAGACTCTCACTAATCCGACATTAAAGTAATGAATTCCAAAAGAGAAGGAAATTAAACACTTTATATATTTGTTATTTTCTCGACAGTAATTCCAGCAGGCGTTCTTGGATCAACCTCAGAGTATACACAATGGAGTCCAAAGAGTCTGGAAAAATCGTCCAGGACTCTAAAACATGTTACACAGATAAGTCCTGCACTTTATATTGCCATGATGACAGTATTCTCTTTGATACCTGGAATATCACCAGAAACAGCACTACATGTCACAAGGTAAACAGAGCAGATTGTGTGAATGAGATCAAAGCagtgttttactgttttttcataTACAACATGTATGCTATGTTGTAGGAGGGCGAGCCATCGCCAAAAGACGGTTACTTCTCGAGTGTGAAAAAAGAGGACAGTGGCATCTATACCTGCACCTGGTCTTATCTGTATGATGGTCAAATATATAACATGACCACTATGGTGAAATTTGATGTCCAACCAAGCAGTAAGAAAAACACATTCTgtaaatttttattttcaaagactttaatatgtgcttttcaaaatatcagccttttttctttttttaaaaataatttgtgcAGAAATAACTAAGAAAGCAGTGATAATTTCACCAAAGAACAACCAGGCATTTGATGTAGATTTAGGTGAGTGACTGTCTATATTCATATACCTTCACACTCTTGGCTAAAGCTTTAATGTTAATCAGTTATAAAATCTGTGAAAACTCTGCTTTTTCTAGATTCAACAGTGGTGATTGATTGTAAAGCAGTAACGTCTTCAGACATTGATGACTTGTTTTGGTTAAGCGGCGATTCATTTGTGGAGACAAATAGCAGTCTGCCCGTTTTCTATAATTATACATGGTAAATATTTCACACACAGTTTCTATATAACTGATATGTTTTGTATCCATCACAGCTTTGAATTCTGCTTTTAGAGCTGCCTCAATCATGTTGTTCATGTCCTTGTCAGTGTCAACAACACAGAGGAAATCAACATGACAGCATCTCTAGTCTTCAGACAAGTGTCAGAGGAGGATCTGTCAAAAAACTATACCTGTAAACTGCAATCTGACTATAAAACAAGCTTTGTCACCATCACCCTAAAACAAAACGGTATGGCCAGTTGAACACTTTGAGTAATTTTATGAATAAATATGTCAGTGAAACTTGATGTCCAGCCAAGTGgtaataaaacaagtttagtgacattttattttcaaaaacttTAACGTGTGCTTTTCAAAAGgtttcagatttttgtttttttttggtttcttttttaatagAAACGTTTATATCGCCAGTGATCATTTCACCAAAGAACAACCAAGAATTTGATGTAGATTTAGGTGAGTTATTGTCTATATTCATACACCTTCACACTCTTGGCTAAAGCTTTAATGTTAATCAGTTATAAAATCTGTGAAAACTCTGCTTTTTCTAGATTCAACAGTGGTGATTGATTGTAAAGCAGTAACATCTTCGGACGCTGATGAATTGTTCTGGTTAAGCGGCGATTCATTTGTGGAGACAAATAGCAGTCTGCCCGTTTTCTATAATTATACATGGTAAATATTTCACACGCAGATTATATGTAACTGGTATGTTTTATGTATCCGTCACAGCTATAAATTCTGCTTTTAGAGCTGCCTCAATCATGTTGTTCATGTCCTTGTCAGGGTCAACAACACAGAGGAAATCAACATGACAGCATCTCTAATCTTCAGACAAGTGTCAGAGGAGGATCTGTCAAAAAATTATACCTGTAAACTGCAATCTGACTATAAAACAAGCTTTGTCACCATCACCCTAAAACAAAACGGTATGGCCAGTTGAACACTTTGAgtcattttataaataaatatgtcgATGAAACTTGATGTCCAACCAAGCgctaataaaaacaaagtttgtaacattttattttcaaagactttatttgttcttttcgAAAGGTTTtagattttggggttttttttgtttcttctttaatAGAACCGTTTATACCGCCAGTGATCATTGCACCAAAGAACAACCAAGAATTTGATGTAGATTTAGGTGAGTTATTGTCTATATTCATACACCTTCACACTCTTGGCTAAAGCTTTAATGTTAATCAGTTATAAAATCTGTTAAAACTCTGCTTTTTCTAGATTCAACAGTGGTGATTGATTGTAAAGCAGTAACCTCTTCGGACATTGATGAATTGTTCTGGTTAAGCGGTGATTCATTTGTGGAGACAAATAGCAGTCTGCCCGTTTTCTATAATTATACATGGTAAATATTTCACACACAGTTTCTATATAACTGATATGTTTTGTATCCATCACAGCTTTGAATTCTGCTTTTAGAGCTGCCTCAATCATGTTGTTCATGTCCTTATCAGTGTCAACAACACAGAGGAAATCAACATGACAGCATCTCTAGTCTTCAGACAAGTGTCAGAGGAGGATCTGTCAAAAAATTATACCTGCAAACTGCAATCTGACTATGAAACAAGCTTTGTCACCATCACCCTAAAGCAGAAAGGTATGAATCAGTGAACTCAGAGtaatctgtatttttttaatgcgtTTATTTATCAATAAAGGGTGTCACCTTCATTCTGACCAAATAATGTCTTAGTGTGTTGTTAATGTTCTGATTACTCTCCATTACTCCCTACAGTTGTTTCACATCTCGCTATGGGTTTATGCATTTTTCTCGCTGTGTTGATGGTATTAACAGTAGCTATTTATACTATGTTTAAATGCAACATCATTATTTGGCTGCGAAAAAGTCTTGGCTGCGATCACAGAGCCCCAGGTGGGATACTATTTCAAACATGTGTTACAGATtcatattttttgtcattttaacgaTAGCATTTTATTGAAGTGAACTTCAGTGtgattgtttgttgttcttttttatgATAAGACAGGGAAACTGCATCGTTTGAAGACTCGCTTCTAAACAGAAACAGCAGGAGGCCTTGAATACAGGTTCATCACCAGGGGCCTTACAGCTCTGCGAGGGTGACACAGGGTGTTGcactcctcctccttctgaaAGAAGCTACGCCATTACTTGCCCGTCCCACAGAGAGCACCCAGAGATTTAATATGAGTATACAGGTAGAGGTACATTCAGAGTTTATTTTAGACACCTGAACATTGCCAGGTGTCAGGCGTCCGCCTAGCAacgaaaaaaaattaaacatatgtgtctctgtgtgataTATGTGTAACATGGGCCTGTACCAGCTCATATAATGTTTATGGACAGCACACATACTGTGCAATGCATCTGCAGACATCCACTCATGTGACAGCCTCAAAGCTGCATTTCCCTTTACAAAGGAGAATGTCACAATGTTTCCAGGAAATGGTTAATGTGGTATATTAATCCTGGAAGTTACTCAACTCTAATTCTGTAATGTATTTAACATGTCTTACTTGCTTTAATTTATTGCATCGTAAAGAGCAAAAAGGTTGAAGTTTGTATTGCTCTGAAGTCATTTTCATGCATTATTATGCACGAACACTCCTGGAGGTAAATAACTGGTCAGTTTTGCAACTGTTAATAATGTTCATGTTATGGCGGCTTATCAAACATATTGACTCAACTTACTTTATgtgcagtcatttttaatgttttagtaGTTGATataatattttactttatttgccTTTCTACTCCTTTGGTTATGACACTGGTATGATTAATTTCATTATCTAAGAGTAAGGATTAAGCTTGAAACTAAGATTTTTAtcataaaagatttttttttgtagtgaATGTTATTACGGGTACATCGTTATTTAAAGGAGaagtaaaacaaacaagcaaaaaaagcaaTCATCAAGTGTTAGTAATGATAGAAATGTTTCTTTCTGGCATATTTGTGTaggtgtatttttattattttctttttataaaacataaaactgtgGTGGTTGTCTTCAGTCTCTGATGACATCAACCACTGTGCCTTAAGACTCAAAGTACAACATACATCAGGAGAAGTAATTGTAGAAGAAATtgtagaaaaggaaaaaaatagtgGTGGTTTTACAGAAACACTAATATCCATTGATATTCGTTCTTGGGTTTATGGAGTTCATTATACAAGTCCTGGTGTGACTCTTTAATAGTGGAAAGATTTACCTATACACTGACCTACCTAGTGTGTTTTTACTGATGAGCACAACTGCAGTAGGAGTAACAAATTAATCAATAAAATCAGATATTGTAGAGAATAAAGATGTGTTGATTCCCAGCCAATTTGTTTATCCATTTATTACTGTCACAGTAAATGTGTCTCCTCTGTATGTGGACCCCCGAAAATAATCTCTGTGTGGCATCTTACTGGATGTCTGATTTCATAAAATGCATCTTGAGGACAGAGCAGGCTTCCTGGAGGAGCTATGATAGAGGTCGcacaggtgttttttttcctgtgctgTACAGAAGAGGTGTAACAAAAAAGCTGGACTACACAAATCAAatagactttaaaaaaaagtgtttctttgtatttatacatttttgttATTAAAGATGATAAACTCTGTGACCAACTTTATGCCCTTCACCATCTGCCAATGTAacatgtacatgtacatgtaaCTTGTACACCCTTTTTTTGAAGTCCTATATAAAGACTATCGTTTCTATAACTGATGTCTGATtcattttttggcattttttgcCACAACAGAGTGT from the Oreochromis niloticus isolate F11D_XX linkage group LG1, O_niloticus_UMD_NMBU, whole genome shotgun sequence genome contains:
- the LOC102076609 gene encoding interleukin-1 receptor type 2 isoform X5 gives rise to the protein MNGKISLLLLSLIFLTSTPGVCPLSFQEVHVKAGEMAVLQCPSYRGYSDGDAEVFWTSHTVDEMKLFNMSTSAEQRQMGVLVHGRILVILRVSVNHQGNYSCSFRNSSRRSWISLKVYTTQSRECEQMNQISRECYTEKSCKLYCPEKNVSFNTLNITRSGITWHKEGGSSPKDGYFPSVKKEDSGIYTCTRSYLYDGQIYNMTSTVKLDVQPNKITKKAVIISPKNNQAFDVDLDSTVVIDCKAVTSSDIDDLFWLSGDSFVETNSSLPVFYNYTCVNNTEEINMTASLVFRQVSEEDLSKNYTCKLQSDYKTSFVTITLKQNETFISPVIISPKNNQEFDVDLDSTVVIDCKAVTSSDADELFWLSGDSFVETNSSLPVFYNYTWVNNTEEINMTASLIFRQVSEEDLSKNYTCKLQSDYKTSFVTITLKQNEPFIPPVIIAPKNNQEFDVDLDSTVVIDCKAVTSSDIDELFWLSGDSFVETNSSLPVFYNYTCVNNTEEINMTASLVFRQVSEEDLSKNYTCKLQSDYETSFVTITLKQKDRETASFEDSLLNRNSRRP
- the LOC102076609 gene encoding uncharacterized protein LOC102076609 isoform X3 produces the protein MNGKILLVLLLFWAGVCPLSFQEVHVKAGEMAVLQCPVMGYSDGDAEVFWTSHTVDEMKLFNMSTSAEQRQMGVLVHGRILVILRASVNHQGNYSCSFRNSSRRSWINLRVYTMESKESGKIVQDSKTCYTDKSCTLYCHDDSILFDTWNITRNSTTCHKEGEPSPKDGYFSSVKKEDSGIYTCTWSYLYDGQIYNMTTMVKFDVQPSKITKKAVIISPKNNQAFDVDLDSTVVIDCKAVTSSDIDDLFWLSGDSFVETNSSLPVFYNYTCVNNTEEINMTASLVFRQVSEEDLSKNYTCKLQSDYKTSFVTITLKQNETFISPVIISPKNNQEFDVDLDSTVVIDCKAVTSSDADELFWLSGDSFVETNSSLPVFYNYTWVNNTEEINMTASLIFRQVSEEDLSKNYTCKLQSDYKTSFVTITLKQNEPFIPPVIIAPKNNQEFDVDLDSTVVIDCKAVTSSDIDELFWLSGDSFVETNSSLPVFYNYTCVNNTEEINMTASLVFRQVSEEDLSKNYTCKLQSDYETSFVTITLKQKVVSHLAMGLCIFLAVLMVLTVAIYTMFKCNIIIWLRKSLGCDHRAPDRETASFEDSLLNRNSRRP
- the LOC102076609 gene encoding uncharacterized protein LOC102076609 isoform X2 → MNGKISLLLLSLIFLTSTPGVCPLSFQEVHVKAGEMAVLQCPVMGYSDGDAEVFWTSHTVDEMKLFNMSTSAEQRQMGVLVHGRILVILRASVNHQGNYSCSFRNSSRRSWINLRVYTMESKESGKIVQDSKTCYTDKSCTLYCHDDSILFDTWNITRNSTTCHKEGEPSPKDGYFSSVKKEDSGIYTCTWSYLYDGQIYNMTTMVKFDVQPSKITKKAVIISPKNNQAFDVDLDSTVVIDCKAVTSSDIDDLFWLSGDSFVETNSSLPVFYNYTCVNNTEEINMTASLVFRQVSEEDLSKNYTCKLQSDYKTSFVTITLKQNETFISPVIISPKNNQEFDVDLDSTVVIDCKAVTSSDADELFWLSGDSFVETNSSLPVFYNYTWVNNTEEINMTASLIFRQVSEEDLSKNYTCKLQSDYKTSFVTITLKQNEPFIPPVIIAPKNNQEFDVDLDSTVVIDCKAVTSSDIDELFWLSGDSFVETNSSLPVFYNYTCVNNTEEINMTASLVFRQVSEEDLSKNYTCKLQSDYETSFVTITLKQKVVSHLAMGLCIFLAVLMVLTVAIYTMFKCNIIIWLRKSLGCDHRAPDRETASFEDSLLNRNSRRP
- the LOC102076609 gene encoding interleukin-1 receptor type 2 isoform X4, which codes for MNGKISLLLLSLIFLTSTPGVCPLSFQEVHVKAGEMAVLQCPSYRGYSDGDAEVFWTSHTVDEMKLFNMSTSAEQRQMGVLVHGRILVILRVSVNHQGNYSCSFRNSSRRSWISLKVYTTQSRECEQMNQISRECYTEKSCKLYCPEKNVSFNTLNITRSGITWHKEGGSSPKDGYFPSVKKEDSGIYTCTRSYLYDGQIYNMTSTVKLDVQPNKITKKAVIISPKNNQAFDVDLDSTVVIDCKAVTSSDIDDLFWLSGDSFVETNSSLPVFYNYTCVNNTEEINMTASLVFRQVSEEDLSKNYTCKLQSDYKTSFVTITLKQNETFISPVIISPKNNQEFDVDLDSTVVIDCKAVTSSDADELFWLSGDSFVETNSSLPVFYNYTWVNNTEEINMTASLIFRQVSEEDLSKNYTCKLQSDYKTSFVTITLKQNEPFIPPVIIAPKNNQEFDVDLDSTVVIDCKAVTSSDIDELFWLSGDSFVETNSSLPVFYNYTCVNNTEEINMTASLVFRQVSEEDLSKNYTCKLQSDYETSFVTITLKQKVLAAITEPQTGKLHRLKTRF
- the LOC102076609 gene encoding uncharacterized protein LOC102076609 isoform X1, encoding MNGKISLLLLSLIFLTSTPGVCPLSFQEVHVKAGEMAVLQCPSYRGYSDGDAEVFWTSHTVDEMKLFNMSTSAEQRQMGVLVHGRILVILRVSVNHQGNYSCSFRNSSRRSWISLKVYTTQSRECEQMNQISRECYTEKSCKLYCPEKNVSFNTLNITRSGITWHKEGGSSPKDGYFPSVKKEDSGIYTCTRSYLYDGQIYNMTSTVKLDVQPNKITKKAVIISPKNNQAFDVDLDSTVVIDCKAVTSSDIDDLFWLSGDSFVETNSSLPVFYNYTCVNNTEEINMTASLVFRQVSEEDLSKNYTCKLQSDYKTSFVTITLKQNETFISPVIISPKNNQEFDVDLDSTVVIDCKAVTSSDADELFWLSGDSFVETNSSLPVFYNYTWVNNTEEINMTASLIFRQVSEEDLSKNYTCKLQSDYKTSFVTITLKQNEPFIPPVIIAPKNNQEFDVDLDSTVVIDCKAVTSSDIDELFWLSGDSFVETNSSLPVFYNYTCVNNTEEINMTASLVFRQVSEEDLSKNYTCKLQSDYETSFVTITLKQKVVSHLAMGLCIFLAVLMVLTVAIYTMFKCNIIIWLRKSLGCDHRAPDRETASFEDSLLNRNSRRP